A genomic region of Peptoniphilus sp. ING2-D1G contains the following coding sequences:
- the gpsA gene encoding Glycerol-3-phosphate dehydrogenase [NAD(P)+] (Glycerol-3-phosphate dehydrogenase (GPDH) is an enzyme that catalyzes the reversible redox conversion of dihydroxyacetone phosphate (aka glycerone phosphate, outdated) to sn-glycerol 3-phosphate; High confidence in function and specificity): MKISVLGGGSWGTAIAKLLKYNEHDVEFYIRDEAVVNDVNTNNENSKYLPGVDLLGLKATYNIYDAIKNAEAIVLGVPTNSIRGLLNQIKHEIDENVIIVNLAKGIEVETLYRVSEISEQILPNNVFVALSGPSHAEEVGKNIPTAVTVSSKNHEIAKKIQHAFVSKYFRVYTNDDLIGVEISGALKNIIALAAGMSDGLGYGDNTKAALATRGIYEISKLGIKLGARLQTFNGLAGIGDLIVTCTSMHSRNRRAGILIGKGISVKDVNAQIGQVVEGIKTTKSAYYLSKKHSISMPITEKLYEVIYENLDPKVAVNDLMTRTYKEEIEEIFLT; encoded by the coding sequence ATGAAAATTTCAGTACTTGGTGGAGGAAGCTGGGGGACAGCTATAGCTAAGCTTCTTAAATACAATGAGCATGATGTAGAATTTTATATTAGAGATGAAGCTGTGGTAAATGATGTCAACACAAACAATGAAAATTCTAAATATTTACCAGGTGTAGATCTTTTAGGATTAAAAGCTACATATAATATTTACGACGCCATAAAGAATGCCGAAGCTATTGTATTAGGTGTTCCTACAAATTCAATTAGGGGACTTTTAAATCAAATAAAACATGAAATCGACGAGAATGTGATAATTGTTAATTTAGCAAAAGGAATCGAGGTTGAGACCTTGTATAGAGTTTCGGAAATAAGCGAACAAATTCTTCCAAATAATGTATTTGTGGCATTATCGGGTCCTTCTCATGCAGAGGAGGTTGGGAAAAATATTCCGACTGCAGTAACAGTATCATCAAAAAATCACGAAATCGCTAAAAAAATACAGCACGCTTTTGTCTCTAAATACTTTAGAGTTTATACAAATGACGATTTAATAGGGGTAGAGATAAGTGGTGCCCTAAAAAATATTATTGCTCTTGCTGCAGGAATGAGCGACGGATTAGGATATGGAGATAATACAAAGGCCGCATTAGCTACACGAGGCATATATGAAATATCTAAGTTGGGAATTAAACTCGGAGCAAGACTTCAAACATTTAACGGCCTTGCCGGAATTGGAGATTTAATAGTGACTTGTACCAGTATGCATTCAAGAAATAGAAGAGCTGGAATATTGATAGGCAAAGGAATTTCTGTAAAAGATGTAAATGCTCAAATTGGACAAGTAGTAGAGGGTATAAAAACTACGAAATCTGCATATTACTTATCTAAAAAGCATAGTATAAGTATGCCGATAACAGAAAAACTTTATGAAGTTATATATGAAAATTTAGACCCAAAAGTCGCTGTTAATGATTTAATGACAAGGACATACAAGGAAGAAATTGAAGAAATATTTTTAACATGA
- a CDS encoding glycerol 3-phosphate acyltransferase (Catalyzes the transfer of an acyl group from acyl-phosphate (acyl-PO4) to glycerol-3-phosphate (G3P) to form lysophosphatidic acid (LPA). This enzyme utilizes acyl-phosphate as fatty acyl donor, but not acyl-CoA or acyl-ACP; High confidence in function and specificity): MKLIFSLLFSYLIGSISGSYLIGIIFLKKDIRNFGSGNAGTTNAMRTFGKKWGVLTFIIDFFKGLVLMVIIKKFFLLKEYQLLICALFCILGHDFPFHMKFKGGKGVATTLGTMAVYDFYTALISVAIWILVVIVSKIVSLGSIFFFISLLLFALIFNTYADLEYTILIMITSLGIFRHNSNIYRLLNGNENKIGDKKK; this comes from the coding sequence ATGAAGTTAATTTTTTCTCTATTATTTTCATATTTAATAGGTTCGATTTCCGGATCTTATTTAATTGGTATAATTTTTCTAAAAAAAGATATTAGAAACTTTGGAAGTGGAAATGCCGGAACTACAAATGCCATGAGAACCTTCGGAAAAAAATGGGGTGTATTGACTTTTATAATAGACTTTTTTAAGGGCTTAGTTCTTATGGTTATAATTAAAAAATTTTTCCTTTTGAAAGAATATCAATTACTTATTTGCGCTCTGTTTTGTATATTGGGGCACGATTTCCCTTTTCATATGAAGTTTAAAGGCGGGAAAGGTGTAGCTACAACACTTGGAACTATGGCTGTCTATGATTTTTATACGGCTTTGATTTCCGTTGCGATTTGGATTTTAGTTGTTATAGTATCCAAAATTGTATCTCTTGGCTCAATCTTTTTTTTCATAAGCCTTTTATTATTTGCCTTAATATTTAACACTTATGCGGATTTGGAGTATACTATATTAATAATGATAACATCTCTTGGAATATTTAGACATAATTCAAATATTTACAGACTATTAAATGGAAATGAAAATAAAATAGGAGATAAAAAGAAATGA